One genomic region from Nymphaea colorata isolate Beijing-Zhang1983 chromosome 10, ASM883128v2, whole genome shotgun sequence encodes:
- the LOC116261912 gene encoding uncharacterized protein LOC116261912 isoform X1 has translation MNNFSMGQANGRLRKLFFPLPTNKPYESVSQQLSGKPRSPETDVFFLFPSVIHTKGMGSRSISARRCLASVVKYDGFHNQPSLYQSFPHHQPSLFQCRAISSTPASFSWIDKIKGVFTGQKTSTESQISSKDFTLLNFADEMKRARKMGSFNQYIVGRSSAATFKDAFEKQEAILRHLGSFDPTGEHLETSQKRIAAEHCNCTIADVENALSKFVWAKEAHKKMEKLKEQGKPMPKTLADVQKMMGSSPLDLARSNLSKSGQISRNALCPCGSNKKYKRCCGKDSSKD, from the exons aTGAATAACTTTTCCATGGGGCAAGCAAACGGGCGCCTCAGGAAATTGTTCTTCCCCTTGCCTACCAATAAACCCTACGAATCTGTTTCCCAGCAACTTTCCGGTAAACCCCGTTCCCCCGAAACTgatgttttcttccttttcccctcCGTCATTCACACAAAGGGAATGGGCTCCCGAAGTATAAGCGCACGCAGATGCTTAGCTTCTGTTGTTAAATACGATGGATTTCATAACCAGCCCTCTTTGTATCAGTCTTTTCCGCATCACCAGCCTTCCTTGTTTCAGTGTCGAGCGATCTCCTCGACGCCCGCAAGTTTTAGCTGGATCGATAAGATCAAGGGTGTATTCACGGGCCAGAAGACTTCAACAGAATCCCAGATATCTTCTAAGGATTTCACTTTGTTGA ACTTTGCTGATGAGATGAAGAGGGCGAGGAAAATGGGATCTTTCAACCAGTATATTGTAGGTCGTAGCAGTGCGGCTACTTTTAAGGATGCATTTGAAAAGCAGGAAGCAATACTTCGGCACCTCGGCTCCTTTGATCCTACTGGAGAG CATCTGGAGACAAGCCAAAAACGAATTGCAGCAGAACATTGCAACTGTACAATTGCAGATGTCGAAAATGCATTATCAAAATTTGTATGGGCAAAGGAAGCACATAAAAAGATGGAGAAGTTGAAGGAACAAGGGAAGCCAATGCCTAAGACCTTGGCTGAT GTCCAGAAGATGATGGGCTCATCACCACTAGATCTTGCAAGATCGAATTTGTCAAAGAGTGGCCAAATAAGTAGAAATGCACTGTGTCCATGTGGGTCcaacaagaaatataaaag GTGCTGCGGAAAGGATTCATCAAAGGACTGA
- the LOC116262691 gene encoding agamous-like MADS-box protein AGL80, producing the protein MARKKVNLAWISKDSARKATFKKRKKGLIKKVSELSTLCGIKACAIVFGPSETTPEIWPPTAAAIRQVIEKFNDLPQVEKSKKMLNQEGFLRQRIAKLKEQQAKLAKDNKELEMKTKLIKGMKDKAALHGAGMDELHALMCIVDARMAKVRGRNESLVSYGPPCMQLPPQLMPMPPTLPPVPAALLREEERRQVQGMSFMEQQVPGEPQYLVDFLESLENYPTEWPYYVDGNQWTYPGPLL; encoded by the coding sequence ATGGCAAGGAAGAAGGTGAACTTGGCTTGGATCTCCAAGGACTCGGCTAGGAAAGCCACgttcaagaagagaaagaagggatTGATCAAGAAGGTGTCGGAGCTGAGCACCCTCTGCGGCATCAAGGCCTGCGCGATCGTGTTTGGCCCGTCGGAGACTACGCCGGAAATCTGGCCGCCGACGGCCGCGGCCATACGTCAAGTGATAGAGAAGTTCAACGATCTGCCGCAGGTGGAGAAGTCCAAGAAGATGCTGAACCAGGAAGGCTTCCTCAGGCAGAGGATAGCCAAGTTGAAGGAGCAGCAGGCCAAGCTGGCCAAGGACAACAAGGAGTTGGAGATGAAGACGAAGCTGATCAAGGGGATGAAAGACAAGGCGGCGTTGCATGGTGCGGGCATGGACGAGCTGCATGCGCTCATGTGCATCGTGGATGCGAGGATGGCGAAGGTCAGGGGAAGGAACGAGTCGTTGGTTTCTTACGGGCCGCCGTGCATGCAGCTGCCTCCCCAACTGATGCCGATGCCGCCGACGTTGCCGCCGGTGCCGGCGGCGCTGCTCAGGGAGGAGGAGCGGCGGCAGGTGCAGGGGATGAGCTTCATGGAACAGCAGGTGCCGGGGGAACCACAGTATTTGGTAGACTTTCTGGAGTCTCTTGAGAATTATCCTACCGAGTGGCCTTATTATGTAGATGGTAACCAGTGGACGTATCCTGGCCCTTTACTGTGA
- the LOC116262764 gene encoding glutaredoxin-C1-like, which yields MDRVVKLAKESAVVIFSQSSCCMCHAIKRFFCDLGVHPVVHELDQDPRGKEMEKALARLIGRGPAIPAVFIGGKLVGPTDKVMAHHLNGTLVPQLKEAGALWL from the coding sequence ATGGACAGGGTGGTGAAGCTTGCAAAAGAGAGTGCAGTGGTCATCTTCAGCCAGAGCTCGTGCTGCATGTGCCATGCCATCAAGAGGTTCTTCTGTGACCTCGGCGTGCACCCGGTTGTGCACGAGCTCGATCAGGACCCCAGAGGCAAGGAGATGGAGAAAGCCCTGGCGCGACTGATCGGCCGGGGCCCGGCGATTCCAGCCGTCTTCATCGGCGGCAAGCTGGTGGGGCCGACGGACAAAGTCATGGCTCACCACCTTAATGGCACCCTGGTTCCTCAGCTCAAGGAAGCTGGGGCACTGTGGCTCTGA
- the LOC116262750 gene encoding two-component response regulator ORR5-like, with amino-acid sequence MKGMASSSGLSHKGSSDEDKPHVLAVDDSLIDRKFVEGLLRRSSYKVTTADSGSRALEYLGQIQDANGSKVNLIITDYQMPGMTGYDLLKRIKESSALREIPVVIMSSEHVPTRVNRCLEGGAEEFILKPLQQSDVKRLRGHIAHVGQGCSGRHCRGR; translated from the exons ATGAAAGGCATGGCTTCATCTTCGGGTTTGTCACACAAAGGTTCCAGTGACGAAGATAAGCCCCACGTACTGGCTGTCGATGACAGCCTTATTGACAGAAAATTCGTCGAGGGTCTGCTGAGGAGATCCTCTTACAAGG TAACCACGGCCGACAGTGGATCAAGGGCATTGGAGTACCTGGGACAAATACAAGATGCAAAC GGCTCCAAGGTAAATCTGATAATAACAGATTATCAAATGCCTGGCATGACTGGATATGACCTGCTGAAAAGAATCAAG GAATCTTCTGCTCTAAGAGAAATTCCAGTTGTGATCATGTCATCTGAGCATGTCCCCACGAGAGTCAACCG GTGCTTGGAGGGCGGGGCCGAGGAGTTTATATTAAAGCCACTTCAGCAGTCGGACGTGAAAAGGCTAAGGGGCCATATAGCTCATGTGGGCCAAGGATGTAGCGGAAGGCACTGTCGAGGAAGATGA
- the LOC116261912 gene encoding uncharacterized protein LOC116261912 isoform X2, which translates to MDFITSPLCISLFRITSLPCFSVERSPRRPQVLAGSIRSRVYSRARRLQQNPRYLLRISLYFADEMKRARKMGSFNQYIVGRSSAATFKDAFEKQEAILRHLGSFDPTGEHLETSQKRIAAEHCNCTIADVENALSKFVWAKEAHKKMEKLKEQGKPMPKTLADVQKMMGSSPLDLARSNLSKSGQISRNALCPCGSNKKYKRCCGKDSSKD; encoded by the exons ATGGATTTCATAACCAGCCCTCTTTGTATCAGTCTTTTCCGCATCACCAGCCTTCCTTGTTTCAGTGTCGAGCGATCTCCTCGACGCCCGCAAGTTTTAGCTGGATCGATAAGATCAAGGGTGTATTCACGGGCCAGAAGACTTCAACAGAATCCCAGATATCTTCTAAGGATTTCACTTT ACTTTGCTGATGAGATGAAGAGGGCGAGGAAAATGGGATCTTTCAACCAGTATATTGTAGGTCGTAGCAGTGCGGCTACTTTTAAGGATGCATTTGAAAAGCAGGAAGCAATACTTCGGCACCTCGGCTCCTTTGATCCTACTGGAGAG CATCTGGAGACAAGCCAAAAACGAATTGCAGCAGAACATTGCAACTGTACAATTGCAGATGTCGAAAATGCATTATCAAAATTTGTATGGGCAAAGGAAGCACATAAAAAGATGGAGAAGTTGAAGGAACAAGGGAAGCCAATGCCTAAGACCTTGGCTGAT GTCCAGAAGATGATGGGCTCATCACCACTAGATCTTGCAAGATCGAATTTGTCAAAGAGTGGCCAAATAAGTAGAAATGCACTGTGTCCATGTGGGTCcaacaagaaatataaaag GTGCTGCGGAAAGGATTCATCAAAGGACTGA